One genomic segment of Kordiimonas sp. SCSIO 12603 includes these proteins:
- a CDS encoding S9 family peptidase, with product MKRFKLLLGTVLAAASMNVHAQEEKFSYEDIFNLEYATGPRITPNGEAVVYERRSMDIMTDGMRSNIWMVNLDGTEHRPLLSGKAQYRMPRFSPDGTRMAYVSSVEGKNQIYVRWLDSGETARVTDLQYGPGNLSWSPDGKSIAFTMFVPKKNKPLFTLPAKPKGAKWAGNAKVIDKVTYRADGQGFLPSGYTQVFVVPADGGTPRQITKGEFNNGGSLAWMPDSGSIIFSANRTENWELNPREADLYRVDINSGDLAQLTTRSGPDGNPVISPDGSKIAFTSFEDKKLSHQNAALHIMNVDGSGVQEITTLLDRNIQGVQWAPDSQGIYYSYDNEGKRLVGYATLAGGSRILTNAVGGTTLGRPYTSGDFRAVGDGRVVFTRSETDRPADLAVVDRIGRVTSLTNLNGDILSGKGMATVEEFTVQSSLDGLTVQGWIAKPANFDPNKKYPLILEIHGGPHAAYGPQFSAEVQLYAAAGYVVLWTNPRGSTSYGEEFANEIHHKYPASDYNDLMDSVDGLIASGMVDEDKLYVTGGSGGGVLTSWIVGKTKRFKAAVVAKPVINWASFVLTADFSPFFTQYWFPDMPWNIPTHYWERSPLSLVGNVTTPTMLLTGENDYRTPMSETEQYYQALKLQGVDTVMVRVPGVGHGIAAKPSNLAQKVGNILAWFEKYKD from the coding sequence ATGAAACGGTTTAAATTACTGCTTGGGACAGTATTGGCGGCTGCGTCGATGAATGTTCATGCGCAGGAAGAAAAATTCTCATACGAAGATATTTTTAATCTGGAATATGCAACAGGGCCGCGCATCACACCGAATGGTGAGGCGGTGGTTTATGAACGACGCTCTATGGATATTATGACAGATGGCATGCGGTCTAATATCTGGATGGTGAATTTAGACGGTACAGAGCATCGCCCTTTATTGTCAGGTAAAGCGCAGTACCGGATGCCTCGCTTTTCGCCTGATGGTACCCGTATGGCATATGTTTCAAGTGTTGAAGGTAAAAACCAGATTTATGTGCGCTGGCTCGATAGTGGTGAGACCGCACGTGTTACTGATCTTCAATATGGTCCAGGTAATTTAAGCTGGTCACCTGATGGCAAGTCAATTGCCTTCACCATGTTCGTGCCAAAGAAAAACAAACCGCTGTTCACGCTGCCAGCAAAACCTAAGGGTGCTAAGTGGGCAGGAAATGCAAAGGTTATTGATAAAGTAACGTACCGAGCAGATGGGCAAGGCTTCCTGCCAAGTGGTTATACCCAGGTTTTTGTGGTGCCGGCGGATGGTGGCACACCTCGCCAAATTACCAAAGGCGAATTTAATAATGGCGGTAGCCTTGCGTGGATGCCTGATAGTGGCAGTATTATTTTTTCCGCGAACCGCACTGAAAACTGGGAACTGAACCCACGGGAAGCTGATCTTTACCGTGTGGACATAAATAGTGGTGATCTAGCGCAGCTAACAACGCGTTCAGGACCAGACGGTAACCCTGTCATTTCCCCAGACGGTTCCAAGATCGCTTTCACAAGCTTTGAAGATAAAAAGCTTTCACACCAAAATGCAGCGCTGCATATTATGAATGTGGACGGCAGTGGCGTGCAGGAAATTACAACACTGCTGGACCGGAATATTCAAGGGGTTCAGTGGGCGCCAGATAGTCAGGGTATCTATTATTCTTATGATAATGAAGGCAAACGGCTTGTTGGGTACGCCACACTTGCTGGTGGTAGCCGTATTCTGACAAATGCTGTTGGCGGTACTACACTTGGTCGCCCCTATACAAGCGGTGATTTCCGCGCGGTGGGTGATGGCCGCGTGGTGTTTACGCGTAGCGAGACTGACCGCCCCGCTGACCTTGCAGTTGTAGACCGTATTGGCCGCGTTACATCACTGACCAACCTCAATGGTGATATTCTCTCGGGCAAAGGTATGGCAACTGTTGAGGAGTTCACCGTTCAGTCGAGCCTTGATGGCCTGACAGTACAGGGGTGGATTGCAAAGCCTGCGAACTTTGATCCGAACAAAAAATATCCGCTTATCCTCGAAATTCATGGTGGCCCACATGCAGCTTATGGTCCGCAGTTCAGTGCGGAGGTTCAGCTTTATGCAGCCGCTGGGTATGTTGTGCTTTGGACAAACCCACGGGGCAGTACATCATACGGTGAGGAATTCGCCAATGAAATCCACCATAAATATCCAGCATCTGACTATAACGATCTGATGGATTCAGTAGATGGTTTAATCGCAAGCGGCATGGTTGATGAAGATAAGCTGTATGTAACTGGTGGTTCTGGCGGTGGTGTGCTTACATCATGGATTGTCGGTAAAACCAAACGGTTCAAGGCTGCTGTTGTTGCAAAGCCTGTGATTAACTGGGCTAGCTTTGTTCTTACCGCTGATTTCAGCCCGTTTTTCACGCAGTACTGGTTCCCTGATATGCCGTGGAACATCCCTACTCATTATTGGGAACGTTCGCCGCTATCGCTTGTTGGTAACGTGACAACACCAACAATGCTGCTGACAGGTGAGAATGACTACCGCACGCCTATGTCTGAAACTGAACAATATTATCAGGCGCTTAAACTTCAGGGCGTGGATACGGTTATGGTGCGTGTACCAGGCGTTGGCCACGGAATTGCTGCCAAGCCAAGTAATCTGGCGCAGAAGGTTGGTAATATTCTGGCCTGGTTTGAGAAATATAAAGATTAG